The genomic region GAATCGGGAGTCGTAGGAGCGGGTTTGGCGAAAGATCGAGAGTTGAGGCAAGAAATCTTCGCTTCATACCCGCCCGTACGGGAGTCGGGAGTCGTAGGAGCGGGTTTGGTGAAAGATCGAGAGTTGAGGCAAGAAATCTTCGCTTCATACCCGCCCGTACGGAAGTCGGGAGTCGGGAGGCAAGAGAGCTAGGGAAAGTAAGGAGATGGAGAGTAGAAGGAAAATAATTCTACCTTTTTATAGATGACTTTAGCTTGATAAATGTACTTACCTTTTGATAGATGCCGCTATGTTGGGAATCTGTCACTCTGAAGCAAAGCAATGACACCTGACTCATTGACTGCCAATCGTTGCCCGCTAACAATTTCGTGTAGAGGTAGAGTGCATGTTGACAGATAATTTCGTCCAGCAAATCCAGTCCATGCAAGGACGGTTGGATCTGCTGCTTCATGATGTAGATTGTCCGCAGCTTCAACCAAATCTGTTACCCACAGCACTTAAGGAACTTGGTGTTGCTTCGGAAGAGATTCAAGTCACTCTGGAAGAACTACATCGGCAGAATGCAGAACTTTTAGCGATGCGTAGAGCTTTAGAGGAAGAACGCAGGCGCTACAAAGATTTGTTTGAGCTGGCACCCGCTAGCTATGCGATCGCCGATCTCTCAGGTACGATTCGAGAAGCGAACCAGGCGGCTGCTAAGCTTTTGAATGTATCGCAGCGCTTTTTAAGCGGAAAACCGCTGACTACCTTTCTGAGTGCCGAAGACCGGGAAATCTTTTGGTACAAATTCAATGAGTTACAAGGCATGGCAGAATCGCAGGAATGGACGATGCACCTTTGTCCTCGCGATCGCCAGCCTGTAAAAGTGGCAGTAGTGGCAAGTATGTCTAACTGCGAGAAAACGGGTCAGCCAAATACTATCCTGCTATCGCTGCGCGAGATTGGCGATCCCAATCGACATTTGTATCTATCTGACAAACTTGAGCCACAAAACCAAAATACAGATATACCCATCGGTGAGCTAGATCTCAGTCAAAAACAGATCTATTTGAAAGGGGAAACGATCCGACTCAGACCGGAGACCGTTTGGTTAGTGTGTCGCGGGATTGTCAAGCTGGCAATAGCCTGCGAGACTGGCGAAGAGGTGTTACTGGGTTTGGCAGGCGCTGGTTCGCCATTCAGTGCTTTAGATATAGATGCTTTCGGACTTTGTGAAGCTACAGCATTAACTGAAGTTGAACTGACCTGTTTTTCTTGGTCGGAGTTAGCAGCAAATTCCGATCTCGCCCAAAAATTATTACCTAAAATTAACCAACGGCTACAGCAAACAACAGCTCTTTTAGCAATTTCTGGCAAGCGTCATGCCAAGAGCCGCTTGCATCATTTGCTGCTATTACTAGCTAAGCAAATCGGTCAACCTACGGAGCGAGGCATTCGTTTGGGCATTCGTCTAACTCATAGCGATCTTGCTGCTGCTTGCTCGACCACCAGAGTTACGATCACGCGCATGTTAGGCAAATTACAGGCGGAAGGAAAAATTGAGATTGATAGCAAGAATCACTTTATTGTCTGCCAAGAACAGCGACCGCAGATTAGTGCTTGAACTGAGCGCTCGGGAGAAAACCCTTGTGCAGTGCGCCTGTCGGCGCGATCGCCAATATAGCTCGCTGACGGTTGACGTTTAACTGTTAACCACGGCACCCATAAGTTAGTCGATGGCTCAGCCCGGATTAATACATATTGCTATAAATTTAGTTACAGATCTGTTCTGTTCTAAGGTATAAATTAAATCGTTATAGCCACACAACATTAGATTGCAAACGGGGAGGTACGCTCATCAGCCATCGAATATCGCTCGCCAATCATTAATCGTGAATAATGCTCTTACCTGGATTTCTGTTCGAGCTTTCCTTGATTGTGGCAGTTGCACTAGCATTAGTGCAATTATTTGCTGGTAGGCTGCGATTTCTGAGCGCGACTCCGCGTAGCATATGGTTGTCTGCCAGCAGTGGGGCTTCGATGGCTTATGTATTCGTTCATATTTTGCCAGAATTAGGCGAGGCACAAGCAATCATTCGAGAAGTTGTAGGTGGATGGCTGGCTTTTTGGAGATACCATATTTACGTAGTCGCGCTTTTGGGTTTAGCGGTATTTTATGGTTTGGATCGGGCGGCGATCGCATCACGTCGTGACAACCGCAAAGAGAGCAGAGGAGATGTAACGGCAACAAGCGTCTTCTGGTTGCACATCATTGTTTACGGTTTTTACAATACCCTCATTGGCTACTTACTGCTCAATCGCGATGATAATGATGCGATTGGGATGCTGCAATTTGCTTTAGCAATGGCATTGCATTTTGCAGTCAACGATTATGGCTTGCGAGAACATCACAAGTTTATTTATAACGGTATTGGTCGCTGGGTATTAGCAACAGCAGTGATTGTGGGGTGGACGCTTGGTAGTAGCGGCATGGGAGTTGACCGCACGGCGATCGCACTTATGTTTGCTTTCCTGGCTGGTGGAATTATTCTTAATGTCTTGAAGGAAGAACTACCAGTCGAAAGAGAAAGCCGCTTTTGGGCATTTGCCCTCGGCGCGGGAGCTTATACTTTATTGTTGACGTTATCGCCCTCCTCTTCTTAGCTATCCTCAAACTTATATAATGATGGGAGTGTCGTCATTCTCCACAGGTATCGTGACCCTTACACCTATTTCCCCCAACTCCCAACCATCTACACAACATCCTGACTCTTTCGGACGATTTGGACGTTTTGGCGGAAAATACGTACCGGAAACGCTGATGCCTGCTCTAAGCGAGTTAGAAGCAGCGTACCAAAAATATCGACACGACCCAGACTTTCAACAAGAACTGCAAAATCTCCTCCGTGACTACGTAGGACGAGCCACCCCCCTCTACTTTGCCGAACGCCTCACAGCACACTACGCCCGTCCAGATGGCACGGGGGCGCAAATCTACCTCAAACGAGAAGATTTAAATCATACGGGCGCTCACAAGATTAACAACGCTTTAGCACAAGTTTTGCTGGCGAAGCGGATGGGCAAACAGCGCATCATTGCCGAGACGGGAGCGGGACAGCATGGCGTTGCTACAGCTACCGTCTGCGCTCGGTTCGGGCTAAAATGCGTTATCTACATGGGCGTACAAGACATGGAACGCCAAAGCCTGAACGTGTTTCGGATGCGCTTGATGGGGGCAGAGGTACAACCTGTAGCAGCCGGGACGGGGACGCTCAAAGATGCCACCTCTGAAGCCATTCGCGACTGGGTGACGAACGTAGAAACAACCCATTACATCCTCGGTTCTGTAGCTGGTCCCCATCCTTACCCAACAATTGTCCGAGACTTTCAAGCAGCGATCGGTCAAGAAACCCGCGTCCAAGCAATGGAAAAATGGGGTGGCTTACCAGATATTTTGCTGGCTTGTGTAGGTGGCGGTTCTAATGCCATGGGGCTGTTTCACGAATTTGTCAACGAGCCAACCGTCAGACTCATTGGTGTTGAAGCCGCTGGAGAAGGAGTCACTACGGAAAAACACGCCGCGACTTTAACCAAAGGTAGAGTTGGGGTACTGCATGGAGCCATGAGCTATTTGTTGCAAGACGAAGACGGACAGGTGATTGAGGCACACTCGATCAGTGCGGGGTTAGATTATCCTGGTGTGGGTCCAGAGCATTCTTTTTTAAAAGAGATTGGTAGGGCAGAATATTACAGCATTACCGATGAGGTAGCGATCGCAGGATTGCAGCGTCTCTCGCAGTTAGAAGGGATTATTCCCGCTCTAGAAACCGCCCACGCGATCGCCTATCTCGATACCCTTTGTCCGCAGCTAGAAGGTAGCCCCCGCATTGTGATTAACTGTTCGGGACGCGGTGACAAAGACGTACAAACCGTTGCTAAGTACCTAAAAATGATTGGCGATTAGCAACTAACAATTAGCAATACTTTCCGAAAACACCGCAATCGAGCAGGTAGATCTTTATGATATGCCTGCAAAATTTACTGCAACTTTCAACTTCCGACTTCCGACTTCCGACTTATTCAAGAGGTG from Chroococcidiopsis sp. SAG 2025 harbors:
- a CDS encoding helix-turn-helix domain-containing protein, which codes for MLTDNFVQQIQSMQGRLDLLLHDVDCPQLQPNLLPTALKELGVASEEIQVTLEELHRQNAELLAMRRALEEERRRYKDLFELAPASYAIADLSGTIREANQAAAKLLNVSQRFLSGKPLTTFLSAEDREIFWYKFNELQGMAESQEWTMHLCPRDRQPVKVAVVASMSNCEKTGQPNTILLSLREIGDPNRHLYLSDKLEPQNQNTDIPIGELDLSQKQIYLKGETIRLRPETVWLVCRGIVKLAIACETGEEVLLGLAGAGSPFSALDIDAFGLCEATALTEVELTCFSWSELAANSDLAQKLLPKINQRLQQTTALLAISGKRHAKSRLHHLLLLLAKQIGQPTERGIRLGIRLTHSDLAAACSTTRVTITRMLGKLQAEGKIEIDSKNHFIVCQEQRPQISA
- the trpB gene encoding tryptophan synthase subunit beta, which encodes MTLTPISPNSQPSTQHPDSFGRFGRFGGKYVPETLMPALSELEAAYQKYRHDPDFQQELQNLLRDYVGRATPLYFAERLTAHYARPDGTGAQIYLKREDLNHTGAHKINNALAQVLLAKRMGKQRIIAETGAGQHGVATATVCARFGLKCVIYMGVQDMERQSLNVFRMRLMGAEVQPVAAGTGTLKDATSEAIRDWVTNVETTHYILGSVAGPHPYPTIVRDFQAAIGQETRVQAMEKWGGLPDILLACVGGGSNAMGLFHEFVNEPTVRLIGVEAAGEGVTTEKHAATLTKGRVGVLHGAMSYLLQDEDGQVIEAHSISAGLDYPGVGPEHSFLKEIGRAEYYSITDEVAIAGLQRLSQLEGIIPALETAHAIAYLDTLCPQLEGSPRIVINCSGRGDKDVQTVAKYLKMIGD